The following coding sequences lie in one Corynebacterium humireducens NBRC 106098 = DSM 45392 genomic window:
- a CDS encoding aminotransferase class I/II-fold pyridoxal phosphate-dependent enzyme, translating into MTLLDFDSDRLADFAAQVRKEYDDLKARNLKLDLTRGKPSSEQLDFGEALLALPGEGDHVDADGQDVRNYGNLKGIREIRELWAEVLGIDAADIIAGDASSLNIMFDLVTWSYLFGNNDSPQPWRNEEKVRWICPVPGYDRHFTITETLGFEMVTVPMLEDGPDLDAIRELVQDPQVKGMWAVPMFGNPTGITFSEEACRELAAMETAAPDFRIVWDNAYAVHTLTEEFPPIVDIVGLAAEAGNPNRFWALSSTSKITHAGSGVSFLNSSQENLDWYLGIAGVRGIGPNKVNQLAHVRYFGNAEGVRAVMRKHAGSLAPKFDRVLEILEERLGEYEVARWTRPEGGYFISLDVIDGTASRVVELAKEAGIALTGAGSSFPHKDDPNNRNIRLAPSLPPVEELEVAMDGVATCVLLAAVEKLGA; encoded by the coding sequence GTGACGCTCCTCGATTTCGATTCCGACCGTCTCGCAGACTTCGCGGCGCAGGTCCGCAAGGAATACGACGACCTCAAGGCCAGGAACCTCAAGCTCGATCTGACCCGCGGCAAGCCGTCGTCGGAGCAGCTCGACTTCGGCGAGGCCCTCCTCGCGCTGCCGGGCGAGGGCGACCACGTCGACGCGGACGGCCAGGATGTCCGCAACTACGGCAACCTCAAGGGCATCCGCGAGATCCGCGAACTCTGGGCCGAGGTCCTCGGCATCGACGCCGCCGACATCATCGCCGGTGACGCCTCCTCGCTGAACATCATGTTCGACCTGGTGACCTGGTCCTACCTCTTCGGCAACAACGACTCCCCGCAGCCGTGGCGCAATGAGGAGAAGGTCCGCTGGATCTGCCCGGTACCCGGCTACGACCGTCACTTCACCATCACCGAGACCCTCGGCTTCGAGATGGTCACCGTCCCGATGCTCGAGGACGGCCCCGACCTCGACGCCATCCGCGAGCTGGTGCAGGACCCGCAGGTCAAGGGCATGTGGGCGGTGCCGATGTTCGGCAACCCGACCGGCATCACCTTCTCGGAGGAGGCCTGCCGCGAGCTGGCCGCCATGGAGACCGCCGCCCCGGACTTCCGCATCGTGTGGGACAACGCCTACGCCGTGCACACCCTGACCGAGGAGTTCCCGCCGATCGTCGACATCGTCGGCCTGGCCGCGGAGGCAGGCAACCCGAACCGCTTCTGGGCGCTGTCCTCCACCTCCAAGATCACCCACGCGGGCTCCGGCGTCAGCTTCCTCAACTCCTCCCAGGAGAACCTCGACTGGTACCTCGGGATCGCCGGCGTCCGCGGCATCGGCCCGAACAAGGTCAACCAGCTGGCGCACGTCCGCTACTTCGGCAACGCCGAGGGCGTCCGCGCCGTCATGCGTAAGCACGCCGGCTCCCTGGCCCCGAAGTTCGACCGTGTCCTCGAGATCCTGGAGGAGCGCCTCGGCGAGTACGAGGTCGCGCGCTGGACGCGACCGGAGGGCGGCTACTTCATCTCCCTCGACGTCATCGACGGCACCGCCTCCCGCGTCGTCGAGCTGGCCAAGGAGGCCGGCATCGCGCTGACGGGCGCCGGCTCCTCCTTCCCGCACAAGGACGACCCGAACAACCGCAACATCCGCCTCGCGCCGTCGCTGCCGCCGGTCGAGGAACTGGAGGTCGCGATGGACGGCGTGGCGACGTGCGTGCTGCTGGCGGCCGTCGAGAAGCTGGGCGCCTAG
- a CDS encoding suppressor of fused domain protein, with protein sequence MKRDDTIYWIDQLLPAELQTSDRVVTADLGDGQRVAVTVGFADVDTGLVTVEDGTDVRSELIIVGRATEQQLTSVLHAAWAAFEGGDLPAQPGTLLPQLDADLEGVSVAHGICVPPYLWGGEVPRVTEDERLTVLLQLVMLTDAEYAYAAEEGAAALQQALGEAGIDLLDWQR encoded by the coding sequence ATGAAGCGCGACGACACCATCTACTGGATCGACCAGCTCCTCCCCGCTGAGCTGCAGACCAGTGACAGGGTCGTCACCGCCGACCTCGGCGACGGCCAACGCGTCGCCGTGACGGTCGGCTTCGCGGACGTCGACACCGGGCTCGTGACGGTGGAGGACGGCACCGACGTGCGCTCCGAACTCATCATCGTCGGTCGGGCGACGGAGCAGCAGCTCACGTCCGTGCTGCACGCCGCCTGGGCCGCCTTCGAGGGCGGGGACCTCCCCGCCCAGCCCGGCACCCTCCTCCCGCAGCTGGACGCCGACCTCGAGGGCGTCAGCGTCGCCCACGGGATCTGCGTCCCGCCCTACCTGTGGGGTGGCGAGGTCCCGCGCGTCACGGAGGACGAGCGGCTCACCGTGCTCCTGCAGCTGGTCATGCTCACCGACGCCGAGTACGCCTACGCCGCCGAGGAGGGCGCGGCCGCCCTGCAGCAGGCGCTGGGGGAGGCCGGGATCGACCTTCTCGACTGGCAGCGCTGA
- a CDS encoding DNA polymerase III subunit gamma and tau, translating to MALYRKYRPASFAEVVGQEQVTRPLSVALDSGRINHAYLFSGPRGCGKTSSARILARSLNCIEGPTSNPCGVCPSCVSLAPGGPGNLDVTELDAASHRGVDDMRELRDSAIFAPAESRYRVFIIDEAHMITREGSNALLKIVEEPPEHLIFIFATTEPEKVIGTIRSRTHHYPFRLLTPQAMRGLLQRTVESEGVPVDDSVYPLVIRAGGGSPRDSLSILDQLIAGSGPDGLTYDIALPLLGVTDLSLIDATVDALAAGDRAALFTTVDDVIEAGHDPRRFVEDLLERLRDLMILQAVPEAFNLGLVDAPTDRAPILAEQAGSFTAGQLAHLAATVNDRIADMRGATSPRLLLEILCAHLLLPVAPVQGAGGVAAAAAPAAQVAPPQPTPAPSGKVFERPSVRRAREAAEAAKAAEAAPAAPAAEPTKASEPVKPTGPVTPVAPVEEKPVVEKPVDPVEVVRASWATVREEVSRRNKVAGIMLAEARVLGLREDTLVLGHNTGALAERLNAESNNTVVAKVVSEHARRELKVQCVIGTDPTAAGFSPTPAKQETWKPHPPVAQPEPAEAPEEPESPAPTWGRPRDVGDATPPPPAAPASTWGKPRDLGGDSTSQTPAPQPAPAAPAPTWGRPRDLGGDSTPQPPTPTPTPAPEPEPEKPSWQQIAERGRANAARQAAERAARPAFDDGVPLPPEPMDDPEMVPPEDHTPVPQSPQPPQPPRQDAPSRREEEDEMVEAAQEPGTYDRRDATTIAVELLEQELGARRL from the coding sequence GTGGCTCTCTACAGGAAATACCGTCCCGCCTCCTTCGCCGAGGTCGTCGGCCAGGAGCAGGTGACCCGACCCCTGTCGGTGGCCCTCGACTCCGGCCGCATCAACCACGCCTACCTGTTCTCGGGTCCGCGGGGATGCGGCAAGACGTCGTCGGCACGCATTCTCGCGCGGTCCCTCAACTGCATCGAGGGGCCGACGTCGAACCCCTGCGGCGTGTGCCCCTCCTGCGTGTCCCTGGCCCCCGGCGGCCCCGGCAACCTCGACGTCACCGAGCTCGACGCCGCCTCGCACCGCGGCGTCGACGACATGCGTGAACTCCGCGACTCCGCCATCTTCGCGCCCGCGGAGTCCCGCTACCGCGTCTTCATCATCGATGAGGCGCACATGATCACCCGCGAGGGCTCCAACGCGCTGCTCAAGATCGTGGAGGAGCCGCCGGAGCACCTCATCTTCATCTTCGCCACCACGGAGCCGGAGAAGGTCATCGGCACCATCCGTTCGCGCACCCACCACTACCCCTTCCGTCTGCTCACCCCGCAGGCGATGCGTGGACTGCTGCAACGCACCGTCGAGTCCGAGGGCGTGCCGGTCGACGACTCCGTCTACCCCCTGGTCATCCGCGCCGGCGGCGGCTCCCCGCGTGACTCGCTGTCGATCCTCGACCAGCTCATCGCCGGTTCCGGCCCCGACGGCCTGACCTACGACATCGCGTTGCCGCTGCTGGGGGTCACCGACCTCTCGCTTATCGACGCCACCGTCGACGCCCTCGCCGCCGGCGACCGCGCCGCCCTGTTCACCACCGTCGACGACGTCATCGAGGCCGGCCACGACCCCCGCCGCTTCGTCGAGGACCTCCTCGAGCGGCTCCGCGACCTCATGATCCTGCAGGCCGTCCCCGAGGCCTTCAACCTCGGGCTTGTCGACGCCCCCACCGACCGCGCCCCCATCCTCGCCGAGCAGGCCGGCTCCTTCACCGCCGGGCAGCTCGCCCACCTCGCGGCGACCGTCAACGACCGCATCGCCGACATGCGCGGCGCCACCTCCCCGCGCCTGCTGCTGGAGATCCTCTGCGCCCACCTGCTGCTGCCGGTCGCCCCGGTGCAGGGAGCCGGGGGAGTGGCGGCCGCTGCTGCACCCGCCGCCCAGGTCGCCCCTCCGCAGCCGACGCCGGCCCCCTCGGGCAAGGTCTTCGAGCGTCCCTCCGTGCGCAGGGCCCGCGAGGCGGCTGAGGCAGCGAAGGCGGCTGAGGCCGCCCCGGCCGCCCCGGCAGCGGAGCCCACGAAGGCCTCGGAGCCTGTGAAGCCGACGGGGCCGGTGACTCCGGTGGCACCCGTGGAGGAGAAGCCGGTCGTCGAGAAGCCGGTGGACCCCGTCGAGGTGGTCCGCGCCAGCTGGGCGACGGTCCGCGAAGAGGTGTCCCGCCGGAACAAGGTCGCGGGCATCATGCTCGCCGAGGCCCGCGTACTCGGCCTGCGGGAGGACACCCTTGTCCTCGGACACAACACCGGTGCACTGGCCGAGAGGCTGAATGCGGAGTCGAACAACACGGTGGTCGCGAAGGTGGTGTCCGAACATGCCCGCCGGGAGCTGAAGGTGCAGTGCGTGATCGGCACAGACCCCACCGCCGCCGGTTTCAGCCCGACCCCTGCGAAGCAGGAGACCTGGAAGCCGCACCCCCCGGTTGCGCAGCCCGAACCCGCCGAGGCCCCCGAGGAGCCTGAGAGTCCGGCCCCCACCTGGGGTAGACCGCGTGATGTCGGCGATGCCACCCCGCCGCCCCCTGCGGCTCCGGCCTCCACCTGGGGGAAGCCCCGTGATCTCGGGGGTGACTCCACCTCGCAGACCCCGGCCCCGCAGCCGGCACCCGCGGCCCCGGCCCCTACCTGGGGTAGGCCCCGCGATCTCGGAGGCGACTCCACCCCGCAGCCCCCGACCCCGACTCCGACACCTGCACCGGAACCCGAGCCCGAGAAGCCGTCGTGGCAGCAGATCGCCGAGCGCGGACGTGCCAACGCCGCCCGTCAGGCCGCGGAACGGGCCGCCCGTCCCGCCTTCGACGATGGGGTGCCCCTGCCGCCGGAACCGATGGACGACCCGGAGATGGTCCCCCCGGAGGACCACACACCGGTACCGCAGTCGCCCCAGCCGCCCCAGCCGCCCCGGCAGGACGCACCCTCCCGCCGCGAGGAGGAGGACGAGATGGTCGAGGCCGCGCAGGAGCCCGGCACCTACGACCGTCGGGACGCGACCACCATCGCCGTGGAACTGCTGGAACAGGAACTCGGCGCACGTCGACTGTGA
- a CDS encoding YbaB/EbfC family nucleoid-associated protein, with amino-acid sequence MTQPDMSQLLAQAQEMQAKLQQAQQEILASEVTGTAGNNLVTVTMTGGGEVTDVTIDPQVVDPEDVETLQDLVLGAFQDAHQKAGNLAAEKMGPLSQGGDPFGGMLG; translated from the coding sequence ATGACCCAGCCGGACATGTCCCAGCTCCTCGCCCAGGCCCAGGAGATGCAGGCCAAGCTGCAGCAGGCGCAGCAGGAGATCCTCGCCTCCGAGGTCACCGGCACCGCCGGCAACAACCTGGTCACCGTGACCATGACCGGCGGTGGCGAGGTCACCGACGTGACGATCGACCCGCAGGTCGTTGACCCGGAGGACGTCGAGACGCTGCAGGATCTCGTCCTCGGCGCGTTCCAGGACGCCCACCAGAAGGCCGGCAACCTCGCCGCCGAGAAGATGGGCCCCCTGTCCCAGGGCGGTGACCCCTTCGGCGGGATGCTCGGCTAG
- a CDS encoding DUF6891 domain-containing protein: MTHPWNTRPADYALPAHWPMDEEDRDYLADYLWSLVVRGESDPGYYLDALGEELPDVDETETRAFVDDLFALRRRQQDELGAQPTSRLTQAFAELETIGVLAREDFTCCGTCAHAEIVDEREDMPDARGFVYYHEQDTERLIEDRATYIGYGVFLDSHLSAGEWEALSEAEKDATYQRLTVGLMRDEVIPVLRRHGIDVEWDENPGARILLTDVDYFATL; the protein is encoded by the coding sequence ATGACGCACCCGTGGAACACCCGTCCCGCCGACTACGCCCTTCCCGCGCACTGGCCGATGGACGAGGAGGACCGCGACTACCTCGCGGACTACCTCTGGTCCCTCGTCGTGCGGGGTGAATCCGACCCCGGCTACTACCTCGACGCACTCGGCGAGGAGCTGCCGGACGTCGACGAGACCGAGACCCGCGCCTTCGTCGACGACCTCTTCGCGCTGCGCCGTCGACAGCAGGACGAGCTGGGCGCACAGCCGACGTCCCGCCTCACGCAGGCCTTCGCCGAACTGGAGACCATCGGCGTCCTCGCCCGCGAGGACTTCACCTGCTGCGGCACCTGCGCCCACGCGGAGATCGTCGACGAGCGCGAGGACATGCCCGACGCCCGCGGCTTCGTCTACTACCACGAGCAGGACACCGAGAGGCTCATCGAGGACCGCGCGACCTACATCGGGTACGGCGTCTTCCTCGACTCCCACCTCAGCGCGGGCGAGTGGGAGGCGCTCAGCGAGGCGGAGAAGGACGCCACCTACCAGCGCCTCACCGTCGGGCTCATGCGCGACGAGGTCATCCCCGTCCTGCGCAGGCACGGCATCGACGTCGAGTGGGACGAGAATCCGGGGGCCCGCATCCTGCTCACCGACGTCGACTACTTCGCGACGCTCTAG
- the recR gene encoding recombination mediator RecR translates to MFEGPLQDLIDELSRLPGVGPKSAQRIAFHLLAVEPDDINRLTAALEAVRDGVTFCRICCNISREEVCRICADSGRDRGLICVVEEPKDIQVIERTGEYNGRYHVLGGALDPLANVGPKDLHITELLQRIGGVLQDRELADSTPDTPLFDAAPDIHEVILATDPNTEGEATASYLARLLKDFPDLVVSRLASGMPLGGDLEFVDELTLSRALSGRLQI, encoded by the coding sequence GTGTTTGAAGGACCGCTGCAGGATCTCATCGACGAGTTGTCCCGTCTGCCGGGTGTCGGCCCGAAGAGTGCGCAGCGTATCGCGTTCCACCTGCTCGCCGTCGAACCGGACGACATCAACCGGCTCACCGCGGCCCTGGAGGCCGTGCGCGACGGCGTGACGTTCTGCCGCATCTGCTGCAACATCTCGCGTGAGGAGGTCTGCCGCATCTGCGCGGACTCCGGCCGCGACCGCGGCCTGATCTGCGTCGTCGAGGAGCCGAAGGACATCCAGGTCATCGAGCGGACCGGTGAGTACAACGGCCGCTACCACGTGCTCGGGGGAGCGCTGGATCCGCTGGCCAACGTCGGCCCGAAGGACCTGCACATCACGGAGCTCCTCCAGCGCATCGGCGGCGTGCTGCAGGACCGCGAGCTCGCGGACTCCACCCCGGACACCCCGCTTTTCGACGCCGCCCCCGACATCCACGAGGTCATCCTCGCCACCGACCCCAACACCGAGGGGGAGGCGACCGCCTCGTACCTGGCTCGTCTGCTCAAGGACTTCCCGGACCTGGTGGTCTCCCGCCTGGCGTCGGGCATGCCGCTGGGCGGCGACCTCGAGTTCGTCGACGAGCTGACGCTGTCCCGGGCGCTGAGCGGCCGACTGCAGATCTAG
- a CDS encoding cation diffusion facilitator family transporter yields MSTEEQVLQKAVRLEWITLATTAVNVTLVGLVAGQSQAMRAAWLEDMLAFLPPIAFLIAVRIIRRPPSGQFPYGYHRAIGVGHLVAATALLFMGGLLLFTSTSGLIAQERPPIGITVLFGHDIWAGWLMVAVMAVSGVAPVILGRMKLKLAEQLHDKLLRADADMLKADWTTALATIIGVLGIGVGLWWMDAAAAIVVSLSIIWDGITNLKAAVGDLVDERAMRFDDSEPHFLIDAAEARAHTFPWVADARARVRDQGHVFHVELFVVPHRGQDPTVSELDRLRRSVESIDWKLHDVVIVPVPSLTGMP; encoded by the coding sequence GTGAGCACCGAAGAGCAGGTCCTGCAGAAGGCGGTCCGCCTCGAGTGGATCACCCTGGCCACCACCGCCGTCAACGTCACGCTCGTCGGGCTCGTCGCGGGGCAGTCCCAGGCGATGCGCGCCGCCTGGTTGGAGGACATGCTGGCGTTCCTGCCGCCGATCGCGTTCCTCATCGCCGTGCGCATCATCCGCCGCCCGCCGAGCGGGCAGTTCCCCTACGGCTACCACCGGGCCATCGGCGTCGGGCACCTCGTCGCGGCGACGGCACTGCTGTTCATGGGTGGGCTGCTGCTGTTCACCTCGACGTCGGGGCTCATCGCGCAGGAGCGGCCGCCGATCGGCATCACCGTCCTGTTCGGCCACGACATCTGGGCGGGCTGGCTCATGGTCGCCGTCATGGCCGTCTCCGGCGTCGCCCCCGTCATCCTGGGCCGGATGAAACTGAAGCTCGCGGAGCAGCTCCACGACAAACTGCTGCGTGCCGACGCCGACATGCTCAAAGCCGACTGGACCACCGCCCTGGCCACCATCATCGGCGTCCTCGGCATCGGCGTCGGGCTGTGGTGGATGGACGCCGCCGCGGCGATCGTGGTCTCCCTGTCGATCATCTGGGACGGCATCACCAACCTCAAGGCCGCCGTCGGCGACCTCGTCGACGAACGCGCCATGCGTTTCGACGACTCCGAGCCCCACTTCCTCATCGATGCCGCCGAGGCCCGCGCCCACACCTTCCCCTGGGTCGCCGACGCCCGCGCCCGCGTGCGTGACCAAGGCCACGTGTTCCACGTGGAACTGTTCGTGGTCCCCCACCGCGGGCAGGATCCGACGGTGTCCGAGCTGGATCGCCTGCGCCGCTCCGTGGAGTCCATCGACTGGAAACTCCACGACGTCGTCATCGTCCCGGTCCCGTCCCTGACGGGCATGCCCTAG
- a CDS encoding transporter substrate-binding domain-containing protein, whose protein sequence is MRVLLPLPLALLLVGCTALPVDVEGTFDRASGGTLVVGVSEHPPWAHVDDEGRVTGSEADLITSFADSIDADIEWTAGPESVLADKVRRGEVDVVVGGLTASSPWMDSMALTRPYQTVAGEKMVMGVRLGENELLVNLERHLAREFGEIQ, encoded by the coding sequence GTGCGTGTCCTCCTCCCTCTCCCCCTCGCACTCCTGCTCGTCGGCTGCACGGCCCTGCCGGTCGACGTCGAGGGCACCTTCGACCGGGCGTCGGGCGGCACGCTCGTCGTCGGGGTGTCCGAGCACCCGCCCTGGGCCCACGTCGACGACGAGGGCCGCGTCACCGGCTCCGAGGCGGACCTCATCACCTCCTTCGCCGACTCCATCGACGCGGACATCGAGTGGACCGCAGGCCCCGAGAGCGTCCTCGCCGACAAGGTGAGACGGGGTGAGGTCGACGTCGTCGTCGGCGGGCTCACCGCCTCCTCCCCCTGGATGGACTCCATGGCCCTGACCCGCCCGTACCAGACGGTCGCCGGGGAGAAGATGGTCATGGGGGTGCGCCTGGGCGAGAATGAGCTGCTGGTCAATCTGGAGCGCCACCTGGCGCGGGAGTTCGGTGAGATCCAGTGA
- a CDS encoding type 1 glutamine amidotransferase — protein sequence MAELTIGLVLPDVLGTYGDDGNALVLRQRARMRGITAEILPVRLGEAVPESLDVYCLGGGEDTAQILAAEHLIADGGLTRAAWAGRPVLGVCAGLQVLGESFRAGGRIVDGLGLIDATTIGLQSRAIGEVASTPTRAGITAELTEPLTGFENHLGATLLGPGAEPLGRVTRGTGNCDVAAAADDVDDGTRQRFAEGAVQGSVIATYMHGPVLARNPQLADLLLARAMGVELDALEPLEIAVVDRLRLERLR from the coding sequence GTGGCTGAGCTGACCATCGGACTCGTGCTTCCCGACGTCCTGGGCACCTACGGCGACGACGGCAACGCCCTGGTCCTGCGCCAGCGCGCCCGCATGCGCGGCATCACCGCCGAGATCCTGCCCGTCCGCCTCGGCGAGGCCGTCCCCGAGTCCCTCGACGTCTACTGCCTCGGCGGCGGCGAGGACACCGCCCAGATCCTCGCGGCGGAACACCTCATCGCCGACGGCGGCCTCACCCGCGCCGCCTGGGCCGGCCGCCCGGTCCTCGGGGTCTGCGCCGGCCTGCAGGTGCTCGGCGAGTCCTTCCGCGCCGGTGGCCGCATCGTCGACGGCCTCGGGCTCATCGACGCCACCACCATCGGGCTCCAGTCCCGCGCGATCGGCGAGGTCGCGTCGACGCCCACCCGCGCCGGCATCACCGCGGAGCTGACGGAGCCTCTCACCGGCTTCGAGAACCACCTCGGCGCCACCCTGCTGGGCCCGGGTGCCGAGCCTCTCGGCCGCGTCACCCGCGGCACCGGCAACTGCGACGTCGCCGCGGCCGCCGACGACGTCGACGACGGCACCCGCCAGCGCTTCGCCGAGGGCGCGGTGCAGGGCAGCGTCATCGCCACGTACATGCACGGCCCCGTCCTGGCCCGCAACCCGCAGCTCGCGGATCTACTGCTCGCCCGCGCGATGGGCGTGGAGCTGGACGCGCTGGAGCCCCTGGAGATCGCCGTCGTCGACCGTCTCCGGCTGGAACGCCTCCGCTAG
- a CDS encoding Mur ligase family protein yields MSSPRSGVLRRLRSRAATTAAQLATTASRLTGRGAGGMIGGLVANAIDPTIMENLGRGRPAVLVTGTNGKSTTTRMLAAAMRSRFSVATNDGGDNMDAGIISALLAGKDASHIVLEVDELHVPAVAERLRPEVMVLLNLTRDQLDRVGEINKIERALRRAVTAHPDMLVIANCDDVLMTSVAYDAPNVIWVSAGAGWTGDSVSCPRTGGHVVREAEDWWAVKPLPDGRPFRRPTPTWTITDSGLESPHGSSALSLKLPGRANRGNATQAIAAAVEGFGVPLTDAVAAAESVDNVAGRYSTIRLGERDIHLLLAKNPAGWQEALSMVDRSADGLVIAVNGQVADGEDLSWLWDVAFEDFEGLVVKAAGERGTDLAVRLTYADIGHELVPDPLSAVLACPPGRIEVLANYTAFRDLKAALQKETHRG; encoded by the coding sequence ATGAGTTCCCCACGTTCCGGTGTCCTGCGCCGCCTGCGATCGAGGGCGGCCACCACCGCCGCACAGCTGGCCACCACCGCCTCCCGTCTCACCGGCCGCGGTGCCGGTGGCATGATCGGCGGCCTGGTGGCCAACGCCATCGACCCCACCATCATGGAGAACCTGGGCCGTGGACGCCCGGCCGTGCTCGTCACGGGCACGAACGGCAAGTCCACGACCACGCGGATGCTGGCCGCGGCCATGCGCTCCCGATTCAGCGTCGCCACCAACGACGGCGGCGACAACATGGACGCCGGCATCATCTCCGCCCTCCTGGCCGGTAAGGACGCCTCCCACATCGTCCTCGAGGTCGACGAGCTCCACGTCCCCGCCGTCGCGGAGCGTCTGCGCCCCGAGGTGATGGTGCTGCTCAACCTCACCCGCGACCAGCTGGACCGCGTCGGGGAGATCAACAAGATCGAGCGTGCCCTGCGCCGCGCGGTCACGGCCCACCCGGACATGCTCGTCATCGCGAACTGCGACGACGTACTCATGACGTCCGTCGCCTACGACGCCCCGAACGTCATCTGGGTGTCCGCCGGGGCCGGCTGGACCGGCGACTCCGTGTCCTGCCCCCGCACCGGGGGTCACGTCGTCCGCGAGGCGGAGGACTGGTGGGCCGTCAAGCCGCTTCCCGACGGCCGCCCCTTCCGCCGCCCCACCCCCACCTGGACCATCACCGACTCCGGTCTGGAGTCCCCGCACGGGTCCTCCGCGCTCTCCCTCAAGCTGCCGGGTCGCGCCAACCGCGGCAACGCGACGCAGGCGATCGCCGCCGCCGTCGAGGGTTTCGGCGTCCCGCTCACCGACGCCGTCGCGGCCGCCGAGTCCGTCGACAACGTCGCCGGCCGCTACTCCACCATCCGCCTCGGCGAGCGGGACATCCACCTGCTGCTGGCCAAGAACCCCGCCGGCTGGCAGGAGGCGCTGTCGATGGTGGACCGCTCCGCCGACGGGCTGGTCATCGCCGTCAACGGCCAGGTCGCCGACGGTGAGGACCTGTCCTGGCTGTGGGACGTCGCCTTCGAGGACTTCGAGGGACTGGTGGTCAAGGCCGCCGGCGAGCGGGGCACCGACCTCGCCGTACGGCTCACCTACGCCGACATCGGGCACGAACTCGTCCCCGACCCCCTCTCGGCCGTCCTCGCCTGCCCGCCCGGGCGCATCGAGGTGCTGGCCAACTACACCGCCTTCCGTGACCTGAAGGCCGCCCTGCAGAAGGAGACCCACCGTGGCTGA
- a CDS encoding exonuclease domain-containing protein: MTTTPDHGDSAAETPPAVEPAFPFVALTVQATGIHPSTARLVAVDVLTFDEDGEIGEEFHTVLNPGSDPGPHHYHGLTHEEVAAGQRFSSVLKTLDRLLDDRTLIVHNAPRVWGFIVAEARRAMNAAARSNRSRGRGRGRGRRRQRVGHVPKPLAIVDTLATARRRRIPLEDTRLGGLALALGMDAPSPVATVERARRPEHETTRETNDLLIDVFFELRAHSDDAVLAESAPGDLRADRFGLQRSHVRVDAMEAPRPHPNPGVHVPGRHLVRGMEVVVAPEVELDPDILIAECVKAELVYSEKLTRTTSVVVCNDTADLRGKAMHAVRKGIPLLTDTEFLDAVEQVQSRPRR; this comes from the coding sequence ATGACCACGACCCCAGACCACGGCGATTCCGCAGCTGAGACCCCGCCTGCCGTCGAGCCGGCGTTCCCCTTCGTCGCTCTGACGGTCCAGGCCACGGGGATCCATCCGTCGACCGCCCGCCTGGTGGCCGTCGACGTCCTGACCTTCGACGAGGACGGGGAGATCGGCGAGGAGTTCCACACCGTCCTCAACCCCGGCTCCGATCCGGGCCCGCACCACTACCACGGGCTGACCCACGAGGAGGTCGCGGCGGGGCAGCGCTTCTCCTCCGTCCTCAAGACCCTCGACAGGCTTCTCGACGACCGCACGCTCATCGTCCACAACGCCCCCCGCGTGTGGGGGTTCATCGTCGCCGAGGCCCGGCGTGCGATGAACGCCGCCGCCCGCTCCAACCGTTCCCGGGGACGGGGACGGGGACGCGGGCGTCGTCGCCAACGCGTGGGGCACGTGCCGAAGCCGCTGGCGATCGTCGACACGCTCGCCACCGCCCGTCGTCGGCGCATCCCCCTGGAGGACACCCGCCTCGGCGGCCTGGCCCTGGCGCTGGGCATGGACGCCCCCTCCCCCGTCGCCACCGTCGAGCGGGCCCGCCGCCCGGAGCACGAGACGACCCGGGAGACCAACGACCTGCTCATCGACGTGTTCTTCGAACTGCGGGCCCACAGTGACGACGCCGTGCTCGCCGAGTCCGCCCCCGGCGACCTGCGCGCCGACCGTTTCGGACTGCAGCGCTCCCACGTGCGCGTCGACGCGATGGAGGCACCCCGCCCCCACCCCAACCCGGGTGTGCACGTCCCGGGCCGCCACCTCGTCCGCGGCATGGAGGTCGTCGTCGCCCCCGAGGTGGAGCTCGACCCCGACATCCTCATCGCGGAGTGCGTGAAGGCGGAACTCGTCTACTCGGAGAAGCTGACCCGCACCACCAGCGTCGTCGTGTGCAACGACACCGCTGACCTGCGGGGCAAGGCTATGCACGCGGTACGCAAGGGCATCCCGCTGCTCACCGACACCGAGTTCCTCGACGCGGTCGAGCAGGTGCAGAGCCGTCCGCGACGCTAG